One Nocardia iowensis DNA window includes the following coding sequences:
- a CDS encoding SDR family NAD(P)-dependent oxidoreductase, translating to MSAPVLLVLGAGPGVGLAVARLFARDGYAVSLACRLPEEAAPLAEQLRGEGFDAEGVGVDLSDPAEVTRVVREVGERHGRIDVLHFNPSIFRQSDPLQLSVSELIEDFTIGAAALLPAVQAALPFFTEGARVLVTGSAAADKPWNQAASLGVQKAAVRNLVTSLDTTLAPKSIRAVAVQINGVLGEGAFTRERVAEALHAAAIRPLDDWTPHVSYNG from the coding sequence ATGTCTGCTCCAGTGCTTCTCGTGCTCGGCGCCGGTCCCGGTGTCGGTTTGGCCGTTGCCCGACTCTTCGCCCGGGACGGGTACGCGGTATCCCTGGCTTGCCGGTTGCCGGAGGAGGCCGCGCCGCTGGCCGAACAGTTACGTGGTGAGGGGTTCGACGCGGAAGGTGTCGGAGTGGATCTGTCCGACCCGGCCGAGGTGACTCGGGTGGTCCGGGAGGTGGGGGAGCGGCACGGCCGGATCGATGTGCTGCATTTCAACCCGAGCATCTTCCGGCAGTCCGACCCGTTGCAGCTGTCGGTGTCCGAGTTGATCGAGGACTTCACCATCGGCGCCGCCGCGCTGCTGCCCGCCGTGCAGGCGGCGCTGCCGTTCTTCACCGAGGGCGCACGGGTGCTGGTCACCGGAAGTGCCGCGGCGGACAAGCCATGGAATCAGGCGGCCTCGCTCGGCGTGCAGAAGGCGGCCGTGCGCAATCTGGTCACCAGTCTCGATACCACGTTGGCACCCAAAAGTATTCGGGCCGTGGCCGTGCAGATCAACGGGGTGCTCGGCGAGGGTGCGTTCACCAGGGAACGGGTTGCCGAGGCACTGCACGCCGCCGCCATCCGGCCGCTCGACGACTGGACACCGCACGTGTCTTACAACGGATAA
- a CDS encoding sugar ABC transporter permease, whose translation MSDIVVKRSVWQGNQERGLVDAAMDRLRRGEVGSVPVAIGLVIIAAVFYRLNAHFLSAENLTNLALQMAATGTIALGIVLVLLLGEIDLSAGSVSGLTAVVMTLLYVRHGWNVVFAVIAAVAVGAAIGMLHGLMRTMLSMPSFVVTLAGLIGWQGLMLYLLGKEGTVNLPFDRGIALISDTWLAPSLGWLLVVLLAGGHLATSLVTRHQRVHAGLDAAAPVWIVLRSGGLAVLLGATVLVLNSDRGVPLTLVIFGGLVLAMDLILRRTVFGRRMYAVGGNAEAARRAGINVTGIRIAAFVGCSALATIGGILAASRLVAVNQSSGGSDILLNAIAAAVIGGTSLFGGRGRAYAALLGILVIQSITNGMLLLNVDSSVRFMVTGAVLAVSVAIDSVARRGAEGAR comes from the coding sequence ATGAGTGACATTGTTGTGAAAAGATCTGTCTGGCAGGGGAATCAGGAGCGCGGATTGGTGGATGCCGCGATGGACCGACTACGCCGCGGCGAGGTGGGATCGGTACCGGTTGCGATCGGGCTGGTCATCATCGCTGCGGTGTTTTACCGGCTCAACGCCCATTTTCTGTCCGCGGAGAATCTCACCAACCTCGCTTTGCAGATGGCCGCGACCGGAACCATCGCGCTGGGCATAGTTTTGGTGCTGTTGCTCGGCGAGATCGACCTCTCCGCGGGTTCGGTCAGCGGATTGACGGCCGTGGTGATGACGCTGCTGTACGTGCGCCACGGCTGGAACGTCGTGTTCGCGGTGATCGCCGCCGTCGCCGTCGGCGCCGCGATCGGCATGCTGCACGGGCTCATGCGGACGATGCTGAGCATGCCGTCGTTCGTCGTGACGCTGGCCGGGTTGATCGGCTGGCAAGGACTGATGCTGTATCTGCTCGGCAAGGAAGGCACCGTCAACCTGCCGTTCGACCGCGGCATCGCGCTCATCAGCGACACCTGGCTCGCGCCGTCGCTCGGCTGGCTGCTGGTGGTGCTGCTCGCGGGCGGGCACCTGGCCACCAGTCTGGTCACCCGGCATCAACGCGTGCACGCCGGACTCGACGCCGCCGCACCGGTCTGGATCGTGCTGCGTTCGGGCGGTCTCGCCGTCCTGCTCGGCGCCACCGTGCTCGTGCTGAATTCCGATCGCGGCGTTCCGTTGACGCTGGTGATCTTCGGCGGACTCGTGCTGGCCATGGACCTGATCCTGCGCCGCACGGTCTTCGGTCGCCGCATGTACGCCGTCGGCGGCAATGCCGAGGCGGCCCGCCGGGCGGGCATCAATGTCACCGGGATCCGCATCGCCGCCTTCGTCGGCTGCTCCGCGCTGGCCACCATCGGCGGCATCCTGGCCGCCTCCCGCCTCGTCGCGGTCAACCAGAGCTCCGGTGGCAGCGACATCCTGCTCAATGCCATCGCCGCCGCCGTCATCGGCGGCACCAGCCTGTTCGGCGGCCGCGGTCGCGCTTACGCCGCGCTGCTGGGAATCCTTGTCATCCAATCCATCACGAACGGCATGCTGCTGCTCAATGTGGACTCCTCGGTGCGCTTCATGGTCACCGGCGCCGTGCTCGCGGTCTCCGTCGCCATCGATTCGGTGGCCCGGCGCGGCGCCGAGGGAGCGCGCTGA
- a CDS encoding LCP family protein, translated as MVDADTVEFARVSDPPARPARHRRAAPKPHRGRRVAKNAVRALVSVTALAVLSGTGFAWSAKIDFDRGFNRSDAIGADAPRSLGGDLNILLIGLDTRKDQNGNDLPKEILDQLHAGDGDDGGYNANSLILLHIPADMQKVVAFSIPRDDYVAVSGIPGYDHVKIKEAYGLKKAAAEAKLIANGEKDQITLERAGREAGRASIVSTVRNLVGVPIDRFAEVSLAGFYHLADALGGVDVCLNKAVDDSYYSGAKFPAGPQHLNASEALAFVRQRHGLENGDLDRTHRQQAYLTSVAKSLKDSGTLTDLGKLSKLMDVAHQDVVLSDGWNLLDFARNLGAAGSMSVEFRTLPVLRYDTVNGQDVNIIDPAAIKKEVRAAFGVETPSTAPARTPTSTVDVQNAGSLTGQAAKLSAALTNRGYREGAVSNRLSTTTTTTITYGAGAEADAAQLAETMGGLAPTASTQVAPGHILVTLGSDFIMPSELSSSPSSTTIPPTPTSTGEPAPDSGKPLTTTIGSTIPCVN; from the coding sequence ATGGTCGATGCGGACACTGTCGAGTTCGCGCGGGTCAGCGACCCGCCCGCACGCCCGGCACGCCACCGCCGCGCCGCGCCGAAACCACATCGAGGGCGTCGGGTAGCAAAGAATGCGGTGCGGGCGCTCGTCTCGGTGACCGCGCTCGCGGTGCTGTCCGGCACCGGGTTCGCCTGGTCGGCCAAGATCGACTTCGACCGCGGGTTCAACCGTTCCGACGCCATCGGCGCCGACGCGCCCCGTTCGCTTGGCGGCGACCTCAATATCCTGCTGATCGGCCTGGACACCCGAAAAGATCAGAACGGCAACGATCTACCGAAGGAGATCCTCGACCAGCTGCACGCGGGTGACGGTGACGACGGCGGCTACAACGCCAATTCGCTGATCCTGCTGCACATCCCGGCGGACATGCAGAAGGTCGTCGCGTTCTCCATCCCGCGCGACGACTATGTGGCGGTTTCCGGTATTCCCGGCTACGACCACGTCAAGATCAAGGAAGCGTACGGGCTGAAAAAGGCTGCCGCCGAAGCGAAGCTGATCGCCAATGGCGAGAAGGATCAAATCACCCTGGAACGCGCGGGCCGCGAGGCGGGACGAGCGTCCATTGTGTCCACGGTCCGCAATCTGGTCGGCGTCCCGATCGACCGGTTCGCCGAAGTCTCCCTCGCCGGGTTCTACCACCTGGCCGACGCACTCGGCGGCGTGGACGTGTGCCTCAACAAGGCCGTCGACGACAGCTACTACTCCGGTGCCAAGTTCCCCGCCGGTCCGCAGCACCTCAACGCTTCCGAAGCACTCGCCTTCGTCCGCCAGCGGCATGGTCTGGAGAACGGCGACCTGGACCGGACGCACCGGCAGCAGGCGTATCTCACCTCGGTTGCCAAGTCGCTCAAGGATTCCGGGACGCTGACCGATCTGGGCAAACTGAGCAAATTGATGGATGTGGCGCATCAGGACGTGGTGCTCTCCGACGGGTGGAACCTGCTCGACTTCGCCCGCAACCTCGGTGCCGCCGGATCCATGTCGGTCGAGTTCCGGACGCTGCCGGTGTTGCGCTACGACACGGTGAACGGCCAGGACGTCAACATCATCGATCCGGCAGCCATCAAGAAGGAAGTACGGGCCGCGTTCGGGGTCGAAACGCCGAGCACCGCCCCGGCGCGCACGCCGACCAGCACTGTCGATGTACAGAACGCGGGCAGCTTGACCGGGCAGGCCGCCAAGCTGTCCGCCGCGCTGACCAACCGTGGCTATCGAGAGGGCGCGGTCAGCAACCGGCTCAGCACCACGACCACAACCACGATCACCTACGGCGCCGGTGCCGAAGCGGACGCGGCCCAATTGGCCGAGACCATGGGCGGACTCGCGCCCACCGCGTCGACGCAGGTTGCACCCGGGCACATCCTGGTCACGCTCGGTAGCGATTTCATCATGCCCAGCGAACTGAGCTCGAGTCCTAGCTCGACGACCATTCCGCCCACGCCGACCAGCACCGGCGAGCCCGCCCCTGACTCCGGCAAGCCGCTCACGACGACGATCGGTAGCACGATCCCCTGCGTGAACTAG
- a CDS encoding alpha/beta hydrolase, which produces MAAAPAQATASTAEWVHTPAAPDGSVIARVEEPDGRNIRIWVRSTAMEGATFPVDIQRPADTAQPRPTLYLLNGAGGGVDDASWQLRTNVLDFLSDKNINVVQPVGGQFSYYTDWIKDDPVLGPNKWRTYLTEELPPLIDAALGTTKVNAIAGLSMAGTSVLALSIAKPELYRSVASYSGCAQTSDPIGQSFVQMTVERGGGTIANMWGPFDDPLWQANDPLVHADKLRGVNLFVSSGSGLPGPHDTLDGPFQIKPGVSQWADQLVVGGAIEAGIRMCSMNLQNRLNQLGIPATFDFTPTGTHSWGYWQDAFVASWPVLARGLDS; this is translated from the coding sequence GTGGCCGCGGCACCGGCGCAGGCGACGGCGTCGACTGCGGAGTGGGTGCATACGCCCGCCGCGCCCGACGGCTCGGTGATCGCCCGGGTGGAGGAGCCGGACGGACGCAACATTCGGATCTGGGTGCGCTCGACGGCGATGGAGGGGGCGACCTTCCCGGTCGATATTCAGCGGCCTGCCGACACCGCGCAGCCACGGCCGACGCTGTACCTGCTGAACGGCGCGGGCGGCGGCGTGGACGATGCCAGCTGGCAGTTGCGCACCAACGTCCTCGACTTCCTGTCGGACAAGAACATCAACGTGGTCCAGCCGGTCGGTGGGCAGTTCAGTTATTACACGGACTGGATCAAAGACGATCCGGTGCTCGGGCCGAACAAGTGGCGGACCTACCTCACCGAGGAATTGCCGCCGCTGATCGACGCGGCGCTGGGCACCACCAAGGTGAATGCGATCGCCGGGCTCTCGATGGCGGGTACCTCGGTGCTCGCGCTGTCGATCGCTAAACCGGAGTTGTACCGCAGCGTCGCCTCCTACAGCGGTTGCGCACAGACCAGCGACCCGATCGGCCAGTCTTTCGTCCAGATGACGGTGGAGCGCGGGGGCGGGACGATCGCCAACATGTGGGGCCCGTTCGACGACCCGCTGTGGCAGGCCAACGACCCACTCGTGCACGCGGACAAACTGCGCGGCGTGAACCTGTTCGTCTCCAGCGGCAGCGGCCTGCCCGGCCCGCACGACACCCTCGACGGACCGTTCCAGATCAAGCCCGGCGTCTCGCAGTGGGCCGATCAGCTGGTGGTCGGCGGCGCGATCGAAGCTGGCATCCGGATGTGTTCGATGAACCTGCAGAACCGGTTGAACCAGTTGGGGATCCCCGCCACCTTCGACTTCACGCCCACCGGGACGCACTCCTGGGGCTACTGGCAGGACGCGTTCGTCGCATCCTGGCCGGTGCTCGCCCGCGGCCTCGACAGCTGA
- a CDS encoding FUSC family protein, whose amino-acid sequence MVPSVSDPLPPQGRIGSLLFALPPAGRRWSPGLRSAVAFAIPAAMTVAAGQPEHALFVLFGAFAVMYGERRAYRMRAIVVLTAGIALLASSGVGALLGHGLSGGLGASLLTVALLTAVAMVAVYVIDALRLGPPGALLFVIACGGSMMAAEAGVSTAVLLSCTAFGAGVSVIVSMAGVLRDRRKPERVAVEAAIGAVDAYLAARAAGRPAIDLRHQAGAAVAEAWAAVYDAGLPTRAPHSALMDSLVAARRRLAGPAYDDTNDLVVDPLISFVRPGVGFRLRRSLSFDSHATISAYRVGVACLVAGGLSALLGQDRPHWAVFTALMVLQIGPDRVRGKVRGIHRFVGTVVGLLLFGIIHQLALTGYALIVLVAALLFVMELFVPRNYALAAIFITPIALLAVGATPDGAVGPLIRDRFIETVIGVGIAVLVPHVVAPHAHRRTFRWIEARVCAVARALLELSRTEPAGAPAAVLLQQLQFELVGVASSGVDSATEDPKWTSDHWPAHAATAHLGYDLLAAYWELPPGALLADPDGWDAAFAALTPHSAAADGR is encoded by the coding sequence ATGGTCCCGTCGGTCTCCGATCCGCTGCCGCCGCAGGGGCGGATCGGCTCACTGCTGTTCGCGCTTCCGCCCGCGGGACGGCGCTGGAGTCCCGGCCTGCGGTCCGCGGTGGCCTTCGCCATCCCGGCCGCGATGACGGTGGCGGCGGGGCAGCCGGAGCACGCGTTGTTCGTGCTGTTCGGCGCCTTCGCGGTGATGTACGGGGAGCGCAGGGCGTATCGCATGCGTGCGATCGTGGTGCTCACCGCTGGCATCGCCCTGCTCGCGTCCAGCGGCGTCGGTGCGCTGCTCGGGCACGGGCTCTCCGGCGGACTCGGCGCTTCGCTGCTGACGGTGGCCTTGCTCACGGCGGTCGCGATGGTCGCCGTCTACGTGATCGATGCGTTGCGGCTCGGTCCGCCGGGTGCCCTGCTCTTCGTCATTGCCTGCGGTGGCTCGATGATGGCCGCCGAGGCGGGCGTGTCGACGGCGGTGCTGTTGTCCTGCACGGCTTTCGGCGCGGGCGTTTCGGTCATCGTGTCGATGGCCGGTGTGCTGCGTGATCGGCGCAAGCCGGAGCGGGTCGCCGTCGAGGCCGCGATCGGCGCCGTCGACGCGTACCTGGCGGCACGGGCCGCGGGCCGACCCGCCATCGATCTGCGGCACCAGGCGGGCGCGGCGGTGGCGGAGGCGTGGGCCGCGGTGTACGACGCGGGTCTGCCGACCAGAGCTCCGCATTCAGCGCTGATGGACTCGCTGGTCGCGGCCCGGCGCAGGCTCGCGGGTCCGGCCTACGACGACACCAATGACCTCGTCGTCGACCCGCTGATCTCCTTCGTCCGCCCCGGCGTCGGCTTCCGGCTGCGTCGATCGCTGTCCTTCGATTCGCACGCCACCATCAGCGCCTACCGCGTCGGCGTCGCCTGCCTGGTCGCCGGTGGGCTCAGCGCGTTGCTCGGCCAGGACCGGCCGCACTGGGCGGTGTTCACCGCGCTGATGGTGTTGCAGATCGGTCCCGATCGGGTGCGCGGCAAGGTGCGGGGCATTCATCGCTTCGTCGGCACGGTCGTCGGGCTGCTGCTCTTCGGGATCATCCACCAGCTCGCGCTGACCGGCTACGCCCTCATCGTGCTGGTGGCGGCATTGCTGTTCGTCATGGAGCTGTTCGTGCCACGCAACTACGCGCTCGCGGCGATCTTCATCACGCCGATAGCACTGCTCGCGGTCGGTGCGACCCCGGACGGCGCGGTGGGGCCGTTGATTCGGGATCGCTTCATCGAGACGGTGATCGGCGTCGGTATCGCGGTGCTCGTCCCGCACGTCGTCGCACCGCACGCGCACCGGCGCACCTTCCGCTGGATCGAAGCCCGGGTCTGCGCCGTCGCCAGGGCGCTGCTGGAGCTGTCGCGCACCGAGCCGGCCGGGGCCCCCGCAGCGGTGCTGCTGCAACAGTTGCAGTTCGAACTGGTCGGGGTCGCAAGCAGCGGCGTGGACTCGGCCACCGAGGACCCGAAGTGGACCAGCGACCATTGGCCCGCACACGCCGCCACCGCACATCTCGGCTACGACCTGCTCGCCGCGTACTGGGAGCTGCCGCCCGGTGCGCTGCTGGCCGACCCGGACGGCTGGGATGCGGCATTCGCCGCGCTGACCCCGCATTCGGCTGCGGCAGACGGCCGGTAG
- a CDS encoding amidase, giving the protein MTADAPPTRIHSFADDALGDHDAVALAELVRSGARSPRELAAAAVERARRVEELAAVAYASYEEPLLPAERSGRFYGVPTFVKDNADITGMPTNHGTAAFRAKPAQEHGGYARQFLSAGMTVLGKSTLPEFGFNATTEPPFAQATRNPWHTGYSVGGSSGGAAALVAAGVVPIAHGNDGGGSIRIPAACAGLVGLKPSRGRHIDSAMARKLPINIVSEGVLTRTVRDTAAYTAAVEEYWRNPALPPIGLVEGPGSKRLRIALLLENIGGPVPAGPIRAAVEKVAATLESHGHRVEAVPLPFDAALETAFLHYWGLLATFVASTGKLADRRFDTRRLDDLTLGLRRHFLRGAWRAPMTLYRLRAAAATYERALGPYDAVLLPTLGHETPELGYLSPTVPFDELLDRLRAYVAFTPINNITGTPSITFPAGLTPTGLPIGVQFASTRGNERTLLELAYLLEAEQPFPRLDR; this is encoded by the coding sequence GTGACCGCTGACGCTCCGCCCACCCGCATCCATTCCTTCGCCGACGACGCGCTCGGCGACCACGACGCCGTCGCGCTGGCCGAGCTGGTGCGCAGCGGGGCACGAAGCCCGCGCGAGCTCGCGGCGGCGGCGGTGGAACGTGCGCGCCGAGTCGAGGAGTTGGCGGCGGTCGCCTACGCGAGTTACGAGGAGCCACTGCTGCCCGCGGAGCGCAGTGGACGGTTCTATGGGGTCCCGACCTTCGTCAAGGACAATGCCGATATCACCGGGATGCCGACCAACCATGGCACCGCGGCGTTCCGGGCCAAGCCCGCGCAGGAGCACGGCGGGTACGCGCGCCAATTCCTCAGTGCCGGAATGACGGTGCTCGGAAAGAGCACGCTGCCGGAGTTCGGGTTCAATGCGACCACCGAGCCGCCGTTCGCGCAAGCCACCCGAAACCCTTGGCACACCGGCTATTCGGTGGGTGGCTCGTCGGGCGGGGCGGCCGCGCTGGTCGCGGCCGGGGTGGTGCCGATCGCGCACGGTAACGACGGCGGCGGATCGATTCGCATTCCGGCGGCCTGTGCCGGGCTGGTCGGGTTGAAGCCCAGCCGGGGGCGGCATATCGATTCGGCGATGGCGCGGAAGCTGCCGATCAATATCGTCAGCGAAGGCGTGCTGACCAGGACGGTGCGCGATACCGCGGCGTATACCGCTGCGGTGGAAGAATATTGGCGCAATCCCGCGCTGCCGCCGATCGGGTTGGTCGAGGGGCCGGGGTCGAAGCGACTGCGCATCGCGCTCCTGCTGGAGAATATCGGCGGTCCGGTGCCTGCCGGTCCGATCCGCGCGGCCGTCGAAAAGGTCGCTGCCACCTTGGAATCCCACGGTCACCGCGTCGAGGCGGTGCCGCTGCCGTTCGATGCGGCACTGGAAACGGCATTTCTGCACTACTGGGGTCTGCTCGCCACGTTCGTCGCCTCGACCGGGAAATTGGCCGACCGCCGTTTCGACACCAGGCGACTCGACGATCTCACCCTCGGGCTGCGCCGACACTTCCTGCGCGGCGCGTGGCGCGCGCCGATGACGCTGTATCGCCTACGCGCCGCGGCCGCCACCTATGAACGCGCCTTAGGCCCGTACGACGCGGTCCTGCTACCCACCCTCGGCCACGAAACCCCCGAACTCGGCTACCTCAGCCCCACAGTGCCATTCGACGAACTCCTCGATCGCCTGCGCGCCTACGTGGCGTTCACACCCATCAACAACATCACCGGCACCCCCTCGATCACCTTCCCAGCCGGTCTGACACCGACCGGACTCCCCATCGGTGTCCAATTCGCAAGCACCCGCGGCAACGAACGCACCCTCCTCGAACTCGCCTACCTCCTCGAAGCCGAACAGCCCTTCCCCCGGTTGGACCGCTAG
- a CDS encoding cytochrome P450, which produces MVELAPKPNQHNYSGYQLPPGPGSRGIRDLPLVARRLLDYLRRGEIVGDELIARYGEIFTVGVPRTGLHAVVISDPALIKQVFTARPDVLLGGKGVSPSAAIYGSGSMFVQEEPEHLRRRKLLTPGFHGNVLSGYQDTIREVTERALHRWPVGRPFSMLDAARELTLEVIMRVVFGIDDSDELADVAPKLERLLAHAVSEQIVFRYVTRRAGTIRHWRGLNRATADVHAVLQTLIDRRRAEPNRERTDILALLMAATTADGQYLSDRELRDDLITLLLAGHETTATTLAWIFDHLVHDPHLAEQLRQDAISGDTTYTDAAIQETLRLRPVVVGTARVTAQPFHLGEYLLPPDTWVIAYIRAVNHRAETYPEPHRFQPERFLHTTPNTFAWIPFGGGAKRCLGAAFAQAELRTILGVLLTGAEFVATRADLDIPVRRGPVLLPRHGARIAITSKT; this is translated from the coding sequence ATGGTGGAACTTGCTCCGAAGCCCAACCAGCACAACTACTCCGGCTACCAACTACCGCCCGGCCCCGGCAGCCGCGGCATACGTGATCTACCGCTCGTGGCCCGTCGGCTCCTCGACTACCTGCGCCGCGGCGAGATCGTGGGCGACGAACTGATCGCGCGTTATGGCGAGATTTTCACCGTAGGTGTGCCGCGCACCGGACTCCACGCGGTCGTGATCAGCGATCCCGCCCTGATCAAGCAAGTGTTCACCGCCAGACCCGACGTGTTGCTCGGTGGCAAAGGAGTTTCCCCCTCTGCCGCGATCTACGGGTCCGGCTCGATGTTTGTGCAGGAGGAACCCGAGCACCTGCGCCGCCGCAAGTTGTTGACGCCGGGCTTCCACGGCAACGTGCTGAGCGGCTACCAGGACACCATCCGGGAGGTCACGGAGCGGGCACTCCATCGATGGCCTGTCGGCCGACCCTTCTCCATGCTCGACGCCGCGCGGGAACTCACGTTGGAAGTGATCATGCGGGTCGTATTCGGCATCGATGACTCCGACGAACTCGCCGATGTCGCGCCGAAACTGGAACGACTACTCGCCCACGCAGTCAGTGAACAGATCGTATTCCGGTACGTGACCAGGCGGGCCGGAACCATTCGGCATTGGCGTGGGCTCAACCGAGCCACCGCCGACGTGCACGCCGTACTCCAAACCCTCATCGACCGTCGGCGCGCCGAACCCAACCGCGAACGCACCGACATCCTGGCGCTGCTCATGGCCGCCACGACCGCCGACGGGCAATATCTTTCCGACCGGGAACTCCGGGACGATCTGATCACGCTGTTGCTGGCCGGGCACGAAACCACCGCAACCACATTGGCCTGGATCTTCGACCACCTCGTCCATGACCCGCACCTGGCGGAACAACTGCGCCAAGACGCGATCAGCGGCGACACCACCTACACCGATGCGGCGATTCAGGAAACGCTGCGCCTACGTCCGGTCGTCGTTGGCACCGCACGCGTCACCGCGCAACCATTCCATCTGGGCGAATACCTACTGCCGCCCGACACCTGGGTCATTGCCTATATCCGCGCGGTCAACCACCGTGCCGAAACCTACCCCGAGCCACACCGGTTCCAGCCCGAACGATTCCTGCACACCACTCCCAACACCTTCGCCTGGATCCCCTTCGGCGGCGGCGCCAAACGTTGCCTCGGGGCCGCGTTCGCTCAGGCGGAGCTGCGCACGATCCTCGGTGTCCTACTCACCGGCGCCGAGTTCGTCGCGACCCGCGCCGATCTGGACATCCCTGTCCGGCGCGGCCCCGTGCTGCTCCCACGCCATGGTGCGCGAATCGCCATCACCAGCAAAACCTGA
- a CDS encoding cation diffusion facilitator family transporter — translation MGHEHEHGHGHGNGQAHSHGVSVDADRRWLTVALSLITGFMMIEVVIGLLANSLALLSDAAHMLTDAASIVLALTAIRIAARPARGKYTYGFKRAEILSAQANGITLLVLAGWLTYEAIRRLLDPPEVTGGLVVVTALVGIVVNVAAAWAISKANRSSLNVEGAFQHVLNDLYGFIATAVAGVVVLLTGFARADAIATLVVVALMVKAGLGLVRESGRIFLEAAPAGVDPDALGRRLVEIPGVDEVHDLHVWQITSGNVALSAHVLVQSGADCHGLRQQIERLLDHDYEITHTTLQVDHSQLVSAATSPNANRLLPVLEEHCDDAHGPVHRERPGPSAGLGYTQN, via the coding sequence ATGGGACACGAACACGAGCACGGACACGGCCATGGGAACGGCCAGGCGCACTCCCACGGTGTGTCCGTCGATGCCGATCGCCGCTGGCTGACGGTCGCGCTCTCGCTGATCACCGGTTTCATGATGATCGAAGTCGTGATCGGCCTGCTGGCGAATTCGCTTGCCCTGCTCTCGGATGCGGCGCACATGCTGACCGACGCGGCGTCGATCGTGCTCGCGCTCACCGCGATTCGCATTGCCGCCCGTCCCGCCCGCGGCAAATACACCTACGGTTTCAAGCGTGCCGAGATCCTTTCCGCGCAGGCGAACGGCATCACGCTGCTGGTTCTCGCGGGCTGGTTGACCTACGAGGCCATTCGACGGCTGCTCGACCCGCCGGAGGTGACCGGCGGGCTGGTCGTCGTCACCGCGCTCGTCGGCATCGTGGTGAATGTCGCCGCGGCATGGGCGATCAGCAAGGCGAACCGCTCCAGCCTCAACGTGGAGGGCGCGTTCCAACACGTGCTCAACGACCTGTACGGCTTCATCGCGACCGCCGTCGCCGGCGTCGTCGTGCTGCTCACCGGTTTCGCCCGCGCCGACGCGATCGCCACGCTCGTCGTCGTCGCGCTGATGGTGAAGGCCGGTCTCGGCCTGGTCCGCGAATCGGGCCGCATCTTCCTCGAAGCCGCACCGGCCGGCGTGGACCCGGACGCCCTCGGCCGTCGTCTCGTCGAGATCCCCGGCGTCGACGAAGTGCACGATCTGCACGTCTGGCAGATCACCTCCGGCAACGTCGCCCTCTCCGCCCACGTCCTCGTCCAATCCGGCGCCGACTGCCACGGACTACGCCAGCAAATCGAACGCCTCCTCGACCACGACTACGAAATCACCCACACCACATTGCAAGTCGACCATTCCCAGCTGGTTTCCGCGGCTACAAGCCCGAACGCCAACCGCCTCCTGCCGGTGCTCGAGGAACACTGCGACGATGCGCACGGACCGGTGCACCGCGAACGTCCCGGACCCTCCGCCGGACTCGGTTACACCCAGAATTAG
- a CDS encoding TetR/AcrR family transcriptional regulator has product MEAEQRPMTLAERRKAETRAQLIAAAAEVFVEKGYHETRIADIVGKLGAGQGTFYRHFEGKREVLEAILQSKLDRLLSHFTGVNAPQAIGSLAEYRQRAGNILDQVFALLDDEAETVQLLLIQAPSVDPAIGSTLLAVTDGLEELVADYYRTGIEGGYFRPDIDIDSAARATVGLGAAGLLTLAKHPGDEQVRRAYRTVVLDFIVRFAGRD; this is encoded by the coding sequence ATGGAGGCAGAGCAGCGGCCGATGACGTTGGCCGAACGCCGCAAAGCGGAGACTCGAGCGCAATTGATCGCGGCAGCGGCGGAGGTGTTCGTAGAGAAGGGCTATCACGAGACCCGTATCGCCGATATCGTCGGCAAGCTGGGCGCTGGACAGGGCACGTTCTATCGCCACTTCGAAGGCAAACGTGAAGTGCTGGAAGCGATTCTGCAATCCAAGCTGGACCGGTTGCTCTCGCATTTCACGGGAGTGAACGCACCACAGGCGATCGGCTCGTTGGCCGAGTACCGCCAGCGGGCCGGCAACATTCTGGACCAGGTGTTCGCGTTACTGGACGACGAGGCCGAAACCGTTCAGCTGCTGCTGATACAGGCGCCATCAGTCGATCCGGCGATCGGGTCGACGCTGCTGGCGGTCACCGACGGGCTCGAGGAACTGGTTGCCGATTACTACCGAACCGGCATCGAAGGTGGCTACTTCCGACCCGACATCGACATCGACTCCGCCGCGCGGGCCACCGTCGGGCTCGGCGCGGCGGGGCTGTTGACGCTGGCCAAGCATCCTGGCGATGAGCAAGTCCGTCGAGCCTACCGAACAGTCGTGCTCGACTTCATCGTCCGCTTCGCGGGCCGAGACTGA